The genomic region TACCCGCTATTTGGGGGATACTTAATTAGTACTAAACATGGAATTCCTCAGGCTTGCTTCTGCTAAGCAGCCGTTTATGCCAGGGCGACCTATCCGCAGTTAGCAGCTTAACCTGGCTTTCGAGGGCTTCTACCTTATTCCGAGGCAACCCCGATCTAATCTGAAAGAGCAATTAACTCACACTATCAAGATAGTGGCGCCTCATAAAACCTCAGGCTATCCTCAAATCTGATAGAGCGCGTATAGCGCACCACTCCAATCAGTAGCAGTCTTGTTGGGTGCGAACGCCCCCGCGACATGGTACAATAGCGCGAGTCATAATCTCTATTGAAAAGTCCATTTCCCAGCATCCGCTAGATAGATGCCCTGAGTTTGAAAATGGGTTATAAAAGTATAAGCGATTATGGAATCATTGGAAATATGCTTTCTGCGGCCCTGGTAGGGATCGACGGCTCCATCGACTGGTGTTGCCTGCCCCAATTCGATTCCCCCAGCGTCTTTGCCGCGATATTGGATGATGAGAGGGGGGGGAGATTTCATATCAGGCCGCAGACGCCTTTTAAGTGCGGCCAAGCCTATCTACCCGATACTAACGTGCTTCAGACCACCTTCCAAACCGCGACAGGCACGGCCACTGTAACCGATTTCATGCCCTGCTACCTAATCTCTGGGCATCGACTGGCCCAATTCCCTGAGATCCATCGCGTGGCGCAGTGCACCGAAGGTGAGGTGTCACTGGAAATTATTTTTGAGCCGAGGCTAGACTACGCTCGAAGTAGGACACGATTAGATATCTCAAAATACGGAGTTACCGCAAATGGAGGGAAAGATACTCTAGCACTCTCCTCTTCGATTCCCTTTGCCACTCATGAAGATAGCGCTGTTAGCCGATTCACTCTTCAACAGGGACAAAAAAATGAGTCTGTCCTGCGATACGGCTCCGATACACCTGTGCCTCCCAGTGCCTATAAATCGGCAGGTAAATTAGAGAGAACCGCGGCATACTGGCAACATCAAACTGAAGGCATGGCCTGTTCGGGCACTTGGCGAGAGGCCATTGTGAGGTCTTATCTGGCCCTGCGCCTGCTGGTTTACTCACCAACAAGTGCCGTTATCGCGGCTCCAACCACATCATTGCCGAATGAAATCGGCGGCGAGCGTAACTGGGACTATCGCTTTTCATGGCTCAGAGATACCTCGCTAACGTTTAATGCATTTCACTGCCTATGGCACAGTGAAAAGGATTCAGGGTTCAGGAAGTGGCTGCTTAATGTATGCCGCAAGGGTGACTCCAGAAACCAGGTTTTCCATAAAATCGATTTTATGGAACCAGTTGATGAACAGGTGCTCGATCATTTTAGGGGATACCGGGACTCCCAGCCGGTACGAATCGGGAATGATGCCTATCGGCAACTTCAACTGGACGTTCCTGGTGAGGTTCTAGAGACCGCCTACAACTACTTCAACATCGGTGGCCACATCGGGCAATGCATCTGGGCACTCCTGGAGAGCTTTGTTAATGACGCGTGCGAGCTGTGGCAGAAACCCGACAGCGGTATCTGGGAGGTAAGGGGTGGCCCATATCATTTTGTGCATTCCAAGCTCATGTGCTGGGTAGCTGTGAACCGGGGAATCAAAATGGCCGAAAAGCTGGGGCACAGGAGAAACCTTGAGCGATGGGGAAGAACTGCCCGGGATATCAAGGATGACATTCTAACCAGGGGCTGGAACTCACAGCGGCGGGCTTTTACACAGCACTACGATACATTAGCTATGGACGCGAGTAATCTCCGCATGCCTCTCTACGGCTTCTTACCCATCTCTGACGAGCGGATAATGTCCACTATCGAACGCACCGTTGAAGAGCTGAGTTTAAATGGCCTTTTGTTCCGATATAGAGCCGACGAGATCGATGATGGACACAGCGGGTCGGAGGGAGCGTTCTTGTCGTGCTCCTTCTGGTTAGCGAGGGATTTGCTCCGGATGGGAAGGCTAGAAGATGCTGTCGCTATGTATCAAAGATTA from Dehalococcoidia bacterium harbors:
- a CDS encoding glycoside hydrolase family 15 protein; its protein translation is MGYKSISDYGIIGNMLSAALVGIDGSIDWCCLPQFDSPSVFAAILDDERGGRFHIRPQTPFKCGQAYLPDTNVLQTTFQTATGTATVTDFMPCYLISGHRLAQFPEIHRVAQCTEGEVSLEIIFEPRLDYARSRTRLDISKYGVTANGGKDTLALSSSIPFATHEDSAVSRFTLQQGQKNESVLRYGSDTPVPPSAYKSAGKLERTAAYWQHQTEGMACSGTWREAIVRSYLALRLLVYSPTSAVIAAPTTSLPNEIGGERNWDYRFSWLRDTSLTFNAFHCLWHSEKDSGFRKWLLNVCRKGDSRNQVFHKIDFMEPVDEQVLDHFRGYRDSQPVRIGNDAYRQLQLDVPGEVLETAYNYFNIGGHIGQCIWALLESFVNDACELWQKPDSGIWEVRGGPYHFVHSKLMCWVAVNRGIKMAEKLGHRRNLERWGRTARDIKDDILTRGWNSQRRAFTQHYDTLAMDASNLRMPLYGFLPISDERIMSTIERTVEELSLNGLLFRYRADEIDDGHSGSEGAFLSCSFWLARDLLRMGRLEDAVAMYQRLLGYGNHIGLFSEMADPTSGEALGNFPQALTHLEVITTGLELLQAMQGKNTAAGRSPA